The Streptomyces sp. HUAS CB01 genome has a segment encoding these proteins:
- a CDS encoding sugar kinase: MVTFLPSRPGRLADVPSFSRAIGGAESNVACALAGAGHSVKWVSRVGADGFGDHLIAAVAAYGVDTGAVRRDPGRPTGIYFRTATDRATDAHEVVYYRAGSAASAMSPANVPTDDLDRARILHLSGITAALSPDCLALMRGLTARRPGRPLLSFDVNHRPGLGRDDPAVLLELARGADLVFVGEDEAERAWGLDGPASIREALPEPAVLVVKQGARGAVAYARQAQPAGAVRPAPARAHDTETHVPAPHVDVVAPVGAGDAFAAGFLSATLRGLPVGDRLRHGHLMAAAALTVPGDLGSPPPAGPSGPDDPAGPGSTAHDPTADDPAARYAAPLTLAYADRLVALDDDRWGTLHLGPGWTAAAQATEEVRTP, encoded by the coding sequence ATGGTCACGTTCCTGCCCTCGCGGCCCGGCCGTCTCGCCGACGTCCCCTCCTTCTCCCGCGCCATCGGCGGCGCGGAGTCCAACGTGGCCTGTGCGCTGGCGGGGGCGGGCCACTCGGTGAAGTGGGTCAGCCGGGTCGGCGCGGACGGCTTCGGCGACCACCTGATCGCGGCCGTGGCGGCGTACGGCGTCGACACCGGCGCGGTCCGCCGCGACCCCGGCCGGCCCACGGGCATCTACTTCCGCACCGCCACCGACCGGGCCACGGACGCCCACGAGGTCGTGTACTACCGCGCGGGCTCGGCAGCCTCGGCGATGTCCCCGGCCAACGTCCCCACCGACGACCTCGACCGGGCGCGGATCCTCCACCTCTCCGGCATCACCGCGGCGCTGTCCCCGGACTGCCTCGCGCTGATGCGCGGTCTGACCGCCCGGCGCCCCGGCCGCCCGCTGCTCTCGTTCGACGTCAACCACCGTCCGGGCCTCGGCCGGGACGACCCCGCCGTGCTCCTCGAACTCGCCCGCGGCGCCGACCTCGTGTTCGTGGGCGAGGACGAGGCGGAGCGCGCCTGGGGCCTGGACGGTCCCGCCTCGATCCGCGAGGCGCTGCCGGAACCCGCCGTCCTCGTCGTCAAGCAGGGCGCGCGGGGGGCCGTGGCGTACGCCCGGCAGGCGCAGCCCGCCGGCGCCGTGCGACCGGCACCGGCACGGGCGCACGACACCGAGACCCACGTCCCCGCCCCGCACGTGGACGTCGTCGCCCCCGTCGGTGCGGGGGACGCCTTCGCCGCCGGCTTCCTGTCGGCGACGCTGCGCGGGCTCCCCGTGGGCGACCGGCTGCGGCACGGCCATCTGATGGCCGCGGCCGCCCTCACCGTCCCCGGTGACCTGGGCAGCCCGCCCCCCGCCGGACCGTCCGGTCCCGACGACCCTGCGGGCCCCGGCTCCACAGCCCACGACCCCACGGCCGACGACCCCGCGGCCCGGTACGCGGCGCCCCTCACCCTCGCGTACGCGGACCGTCTCGTCGCCCTCGACGACGACCGCTGGGGGACACTTCACCTCGGCCCCGGCTGGACGGCAGCCGCGCAGGCCACGGAGGAGGTACGCACGCCATGA
- a CDS encoding IclR family transcriptional regulator has translation MSQTVDRALSILPLLAQGPADLGQVAERLGVHKSTALRLLRTLHEHGLVYRQQDQRYRLGARLFALAQEAVENLDIREIAHPHLVALNERCGHTVHLAVYEENEVLYIDKVESRYPVRMYSRIGKPVAITVAAVAKLLLADLPEAERRALAERLDFPMYTPRSIPHAAAFLEELAAVREQGWATDLGGHEESINCVGAPIRGADGRVVAAMSVSAPNVVVTAEELLSLLPLVRRTADAISREYSGSAPARHHTPPEDTA, from the coding sequence ATGAGCCAGACCGTCGACCGCGCGCTCAGCATCCTGCCGCTGCTCGCACAGGGACCCGCCGACCTCGGACAGGTGGCCGAGCGGCTCGGGGTCCACAAGTCCACCGCGCTGCGCCTCCTCCGCACGCTGCACGAGCACGGGCTCGTCTACCGGCAGCAGGACCAGCGCTACCGCCTGGGGGCCCGCCTCTTCGCCCTCGCCCAGGAGGCCGTGGAGAACCTCGACATCCGCGAGATCGCCCACCCCCACCTCGTCGCCCTCAACGAGCGGTGCGGTCACACGGTCCACCTCGCGGTGTACGAGGAGAACGAGGTCCTCTACATCGACAAGGTCGAGAGCCGCTACCCGGTCCGCATGTACTCGCGGATCGGCAAGCCCGTCGCCATCACCGTCGCAGCCGTGGCGAAGCTGCTCCTCGCCGATCTGCCCGAGGCCGAGCGCCGCGCCCTCGCCGAGCGCCTCGACTTCCCCATGTACACGCCCCGTTCGATCCCCCATGCCGCCGCCTTCCTCGAGGAGCTGGCGGCCGTGCGCGAACAGGGCTGGGCCACCGACCTCGGTGGCCACGAGGAGTCCATCAACTGCGTCGGGGCGCCGATCCGCGGCGCCGACGGCCGCGTCGTCGCCGCCATGTCGGTCTCCGCGCCGAACGTCGTCGTCACCGCCGAGGAACTCCTCAGCCTGCTCCCGCTGGTGCGCCGTACCGCCGACGCCATCAGCCGGGAGTACTCCGGCAGCGCCCCTGCCCGTCACCACACCCCACCCGAGGACACCGCATGA
- a CDS encoding RidA family protein yields MTEKTAVTPATHTVPPAAFSHGVRKGNILQVAGQVGFLPAVEGQAPTVAGPALREQTLQTLANVASVLREGGASWDDVMMIRVYLTDTDHFAEMNEIYNAYFEEQGLKEAPAARTTVYVGLPEGLLIEIDALAVLG; encoded by the coding sequence ATGACCGAGAAGACCGCCGTCACCCCCGCCACCCACACCGTCCCGCCCGCCGCTTTCTCCCACGGCGTCCGCAAGGGCAACATCCTCCAGGTCGCCGGGCAGGTCGGCTTCCTCCCCGCCGTCGAGGGCCAGGCACCCACCGTCGCCGGACCGGCCCTGCGCGAGCAGACCCTGCAGACCCTCGCGAACGTCGCCTCCGTCCTGCGGGAGGGCGGCGCGAGCTGGGACGACGTGATGATGATCCGCGTCTACCTCACGGACACGGACCACTTCGCCGAGATGAACGAGATCTACAACGCCTACTTCGAGGAGCAGGGCCTCAAGGAGGCGCCCGCCGCCCGTACGACGGTCTACGTCGGTCTGCCCGAGGGCCTCCTCATCGAGATCGACGCCCTGGCGGTCCTCGGCTAG
- a CDS encoding GntP family permease, translated as MLLAADAPPPPTPHTGGLLLLIPGTAGLLTVAALGIALLLFLIIKARLQPFVALLAVSTVVGLAAGLSVTELFGTVQKSAAVSVIETGMGGILGHVAIIIGLGTMLGAILEVSGGAEVLSSRLLSLFGEKRAPLAMGLTGLIFGVPVFFDVGIFVLAPIVYAAAKRSGRSILLYAMPLLAGLSMTHAFLPPHPGPVAAAGLLHVSLGWVILMGIVVGLPAVLAAWVFAAWIGRRIFVPVPEDMVEAAEDAKAAVAAEQAAAGRTPREAPVALATVLTIIGTPLLLILAATFSSIALEESTLRSVVEFFGNPFVALTIALVMAYYLLGIRRGWTRKSLESVSTRSLKPVGNILLVVGAGGVFGAVLKASGVAQALSDTFNDVGLPVIVLAYLISLVLRVAQGSATVAIVTTAGIVLPLLEGGGHSQPFLALVIMAISAGSIFASHVNDGGFWIVAKYFGISERDTLKSWTVLESVLSVAGFVAAALLSLAV; from the coding sequence GTGCTGCTCGCCGCCGACGCCCCGCCACCACCCACGCCCCACACGGGCGGACTGCTCCTGCTGATACCCGGGACCGCCGGACTGCTGACCGTCGCCGCCCTCGGTATCGCCCTGCTCCTCTTCCTGATCATCAAGGCCCGGCTGCAGCCGTTCGTCGCGCTCCTCGCCGTGTCCACGGTCGTCGGCCTCGCCGCCGGGCTGTCCGTCACCGAACTCTTCGGCACCGTCCAGAAGTCGGCCGCCGTCTCCGTCATCGAGACCGGCATGGGCGGCATCCTCGGGCATGTGGCGATCATCATCGGCCTCGGCACGATGCTGGGCGCGATCCTCGAAGTGTCCGGCGGCGCCGAGGTGCTGAGCAGTCGTCTGCTGAGCCTCTTCGGCGAGAAGCGCGCCCCGCTCGCCATGGGCCTCACCGGCCTGATCTTCGGCGTCCCGGTCTTCTTCGACGTCGGCATCTTCGTCCTCGCACCGATCGTCTACGCGGCCGCCAAGCGGTCCGGCAGGTCGATCCTGCTGTACGCGATGCCTCTGCTCGCGGGTCTGTCCATGACCCACGCCTTCCTGCCGCCGCACCCCGGCCCGGTCGCCGCGGCGGGACTGCTCCACGTCTCGCTCGGCTGGGTCATCCTCATGGGCATCGTCGTCGGCCTCCCCGCCGTCCTCGCGGCCTGGGTCTTCGCCGCGTGGATCGGCAGGCGGATCTTCGTCCCCGTGCCGGAGGACATGGTCGAGGCGGCCGAGGACGCCAAGGCCGCCGTCGCCGCCGAACAGGCGGCCGCCGGCCGTACGCCGCGGGAGGCCCCGGTCGCGCTCGCGACCGTGCTCACCATCATCGGCACCCCGCTGCTCCTGATCCTCGCCGCCACGTTCTCCTCCATCGCCCTGGAGGAGTCCACCCTGCGCTCGGTCGTCGAGTTCTTCGGCAACCCCTTCGTCGCCCTGACGATCGCCCTGGTCATGGCGTACTACCTGCTGGGCATCCGGCGCGGCTGGACCCGCAAGTCCCTGGAGTCCGTGTCCACCCGGTCCCTCAAGCCGGTCGGCAACATCCTGCTCGTCGTCGGCGCCGGCGGGGTGTTCGGGGCGGTCCTCAAGGCCAGCGGTGTCGCGCAGGCGCTCTCCGACACCTTCAACGACGTCGGGCTCCCGGTCATCGTGCTGGCCTATCTGATCTCGCTCGTCCTGCGCGTCGCCCAGGGCTCCGCGACGGTGGCGATCGTGACGACCGCCGGCATCGTCCTCCCGCTCCTGGAGGGCGGTGGCCACTCGCAGCCCTTCCTCGCCCTGGTCATCATGGCGATCTCGGCGGGCTCGATCTTCGCCTCGCACGTCAACGACGGCGGGTTCTGGATCGTCGCCAAGTACTTCGGCATCTCGGAGCGGGACACGCTGAAGTCGTGGACCGTGCTGGAGTCCGTGCTCTCGGTCGCGGGCTTCGTGGCGGCGGCGCTGCTCAGTCTGGCGGTGTAG
- a CDS encoding TIGR04222 domain-containing membrane protein, which translates to MAVVMAIGTAVAALLIGASLTVLIRIRRGAGRDHTEQPGVPPPVDPLAVALLAGGTLRLTHTVLFRLHAAGRIVSTKRGHTVQPAGEGGPEWTDTERAVLRLGLGSTVTTAKVHQALTGSPAVERLTSRLVADRFLWDEDTTRRWRGPSLGHGALCVAALLAAVAAGPEPYVPLAVVAVTGFAARYAFVRLGRLTPAGRSALASLRAEYESRRGSHWAALDRPGLHLGTEANGLGVALLGTKAIADAKVRRRISPDGGGGSGGCGGGGCGGGCGG; encoded by the coding sequence ATGGCCGTCGTCATGGCAATCGGCACCGCGGTGGCGGCGCTGCTGATCGGCGCCTCGCTGACCGTGCTGATCAGGATCCGGCGCGGGGCCGGGCGGGACCACACCGAGCAGCCGGGCGTGCCGCCGCCCGTCGATCCGCTCGCCGTCGCGCTCCTCGCGGGCGGGACGCTGCGGCTCACCCACACCGTGCTCTTCCGGCTGCACGCGGCGGGGCGGATCGTCTCCACGAAGCGGGGCCACACGGTGCAGCCCGCCGGTGAGGGCGGCCCGGAATGGACCGACACCGAGCGGGCGGTGCTGCGCCTGGGGCTCGGCTCCACCGTCACCACCGCGAAGGTCCACCAGGCGCTCACCGGGTCCCCCGCGGTGGAGCGGCTGACGTCACGGCTGGTCGCCGACCGGTTCCTGTGGGACGAGGACACCACCCGGCGCTGGCGAGGGCCGTCCCTGGGGCACGGTGCCCTCTGCGTCGCCGCCCTGCTGGCCGCGGTCGCCGCGGGGCCCGAACCCTACGTCCCGCTCGCCGTCGTGGCCGTGACGGGGTTCGCGGCGCGGTACGCGTTCGTCCGCCTCGGACGGCTCACCCCGGCGGGACGGTCGGCGCTGGCGTCGCTGCGCGCCGAGTACGAGAGCCGCCGCGGCTCCCACTGGGCGGCCCTCGACCGGCCCGGGCTGCACCTCGGCACGGAGGCGAACGGGCTCGGTGTCGCCCTGCTCGGTACGAAGGCCATCGCCGACGCCAAGGTCCGGCGCCGCATCTCTCCCGACGGCGGGGGCGGCTCCGGTGGCTGCGGGGGCGGTGGCTGCGGCGGTGGCTGCGGCGGGTGA